A region from the uncultured Stenotrophomonas sp. genome encodes:
- a CDS encoding Thioesterase superfamily protein, whose translation MLVWGKPRTYTQVNTAMSAADTTVPPTEVRMAEIVFPNHTNHMGTLFGGQALAWMDKAAFLAAARYSRRTVVTARSDQVDFKLPIRVGQMVETIGRVVRVGRSSMHVEVELVTEDLLSGARQLCTKGTFVMIALDAEGHPTGVPVLPLPRD comes from the coding sequence ATGCTGGTATGGGGCAAGCCCCGTACCTACACCCAGGTGAACACTGCCATGAGCGCCGCCGACACCACCGTCCCGCCCACCGAAGTCCGCATGGCGGAAATCGTCTTCCCCAACCACACCAACCACATGGGCACCCTGTTCGGTGGCCAGGCGCTGGCGTGGATGGACAAGGCCGCCTTCCTTGCCGCCGCCCGCTACTCGCGCCGCACGGTGGTGACCGCGCGCTCGGACCAGGTCGATTTCAAGCTGCCGATCCGGGTCGGGCAGATGGTGGAAACCATCGGCCGGGTGGTGCGGGTCGGCCGCAGCTCGATGCACGTGGAGGTGGAACTGGTCACCGAGGACCTGCTCAGCGGCGCGCGCCAACTGTGCACCAAGGGCACCTTCGTGATGATTGCGCTGGATGCCGAAGGCCACCCGACCGGGGTGCCGGTGCTGCCGCTGCCGCGGGATTGA
- a CDS encoding conserved hypothetical protein (Evidence 4 : Homologs of previously reported genes of unknown function) produces the protein MKLTLAIYRLVPRLPREEIYGMRSQFTRAAVSIPANIAEGWTRETSAEKAHFLAIAHGSLSEVETLLTLCENLHWFPTDQTCDARRLIEESSRMLTSMRRKRRGER, from the coding sequence ATGAAGCTGACGCTAGCCATATATCGGCTGGTGCCCAGGCTCCCGCGCGAAGAGATTTACGGGATGCGCAGTCAATTCACTCGCGCCGCCGTTTCCATCCCCGCCAACATCGCTGAAGGCTGGACCCGCGAGACCTCCGCGGAGAAAGCCCATTTCCTTGCGATAGCGCATGGATCGTTATCCGAGGTGGAAACCTTGCTGACGCTGTGTGAAAACCTGCACTGGTTTCCTACTGACCAGACATGCGACGCACGCAGGCTGATCGAGGAGTCCAGCCGCATGCTGACAAGCATGCGACGCAAGCGAAGAGGAGAAAGGTGA
- a CDS encoding Ribonucleoside-diphosphate reductase subunit beta, giving the protein MPLSADTVAVATLTPHSSSLTPRLLDPGFELTLRPMRYPQFYDMYRDAIKNTWTVDEINFQIDITDLHHKMSPADRHLIHRLVAFFATGDSIVSNNLVLNLYQHLNAPEARMYLSRQLYEEALHVQFYLTLLDNYLPDPEERFKAFAAVENIESIKKKADFCFKWIDSIQGLKRIETREQRRQFLLNQICFAACIEGLFFFAAFAYVYYFRSRGLLPGLASGTNWVFRDESCHMEFAFECVRTIRTEEPDLFDVRMEQQVHDMLEEAIECEVQFAEDVLSGGVAGISTRDMRQYLQHCADNHFVKLGMGKKYNVRNPLPFMELQDVQELTNFFERRVSAYQVGVQGEVAFDMNF; this is encoded by the coding sequence ATGCCCTTGTCAGCCGATACCGTTGCAGTGGCCACTCTCACTCCTCACTCCTCTTCACTCACTCCTCGTCTCCTCGATCCCGGTTTCGAACTGACCCTGCGCCCGATGCGCTACCCGCAGTTCTATGACATGTATCGAGATGCCATCAAGAACACCTGGACGGTGGACGAGATCAACTTCCAGATCGACATCACCGACCTGCACCACAAGATGTCGCCGGCCGACCGCCACCTGATCCACCGGCTGGTCGCGTTCTTCGCCACCGGCGATTCCATCGTCTCCAACAACTTGGTGCTGAACCTGTACCAGCACCTCAACGCGCCCGAGGCGCGCATGTACCTGTCGCGCCAGCTGTACGAGGAAGCGCTGCACGTGCAGTTCTACCTGACCCTGCTCGACAACTACCTGCCCGACCCGGAAGAGCGCTTCAAGGCCTTCGCCGCGGTGGAGAACATCGAGTCGATCAAGAAGAAGGCCGACTTCTGCTTCAAGTGGATCGACTCGATCCAGGGCCTGAAGCGCATCGAGACGCGCGAGCAGCGCCGCCAGTTCCTGCTCAACCAGATTTGCTTCGCCGCCTGCATCGAGGGCCTGTTCTTCTTCGCCGCCTTCGCCTACGTCTATTACTTCCGCTCGCGCGGGCTGCTGCCGGGGCTGGCCTCGGGCACCAACTGGGTGTTCCGCGACGAGAGCTGCCACATGGAGTTCGCCTTCGAGTGCGTGCGCACCATCCGCACCGAGGAACCGGACCTGTTTGATGTGCGGATGGAACAGCAGGTCCACGACATGCTGGAAGAGGCGATCGAATGCGAGGTGCAGTTCGCCGAGGATGTGCTCTCCGGCGGCGTGGCCGGCATCTCCACCCGTGACATGCGCCAATACCTGCAGCATTGCGCCGACAACCACTTCGTGAAGCTCGGCATGGGCAAGAAGTACAACGTGCGCAACCCGCTGCCGTTCATGGAACTGCAGGACGTGCAGGAGCTGACCAACTTCTTCGAGCGCCGCGTGTCGGCCTACCAGGTCGGCGTGCAGGGCGAGGTCGCCTTCGACATGAACTTCTGA